Proteins from a genomic interval of Marinobacter arenosus:
- a CDS encoding acetolactate synthase 3 large subunit, translated as MELLSGADMLIRSLQDEGIEYIYGYPGGAALHIYDALFRQDKVKHILVRHEQAAVHMADGYARATGKPGTVLVTSGPGATNTITGIATAFMDSIPMVVLCGQVASTLIGEDAFQETDMIGVSRPVVKHNLSVRHPEEIPEVIRKAYYIAATGRPGPVVVDIPKDMTTPNERYEYSYPKKVKLRSYNPAIRGHAGQIKKAVDMMLAARRPIIYAGGGVILGKASDQLTELVRTLGYPITNTLMGIGCYPASDKQHLGWLGMHGTYEANMAMHHSDLILCVGARFDDRVTNATEKFCPGARIIHIDIDPASISKTIDADVPIVGPVDAVLKEMLSLVKESKEKPDADALGSWWKQIEEWRAFHGMRYETSDDVIKPQEVIEMLCRLTNGEAFVTSDVGQHQMFAAQYYKFDKPNRWINSGGLGTMGFGLPAAMGVKLTHPNDEVLCITGEGSIQMNIQELSTCKQYNLPVKIINLNNQALGMVKQWQDMNYESRHSQSYMESLPDFIKLAEAYGHKGVLIDKKADLEAKLKEVLAMKDELVFVDIYVDRFEHVYPMQVARGSMKDMWLSKTERV; from the coding sequence GTGGAGTTATTGTCTGGTGCCGATATGCTCATTCGCTCCCTGCAGGATGAAGGGATCGAATACATCTACGGCTATCCGGGTGGTGCAGCCCTTCATATTTATGATGCGCTGTTCAGGCAGGACAAAGTCAAACACATTCTGGTAAGGCACGAGCAGGCGGCGGTCCACATGGCCGACGGTTATGCGCGCGCGACCGGAAAGCCGGGCACTGTACTGGTGACCTCGGGTCCTGGAGCCACCAACACTATTACCGGCATTGCCACCGCATTCATGGACTCCATCCCCATGGTGGTTCTGTGCGGTCAGGTTGCCTCCACCCTGATTGGTGAGGACGCGTTCCAGGAAACCGACATGATCGGTGTCTCTCGCCCAGTCGTGAAGCACAACCTCAGTGTGCGTCACCCGGAAGAAATTCCCGAGGTGATCCGCAAGGCCTACTACATCGCCGCAACCGGTCGCCCCGGTCCTGTCGTGGTCGATATCCCCAAGGATATGACGACGCCGAACGAGCGGTATGAGTATTCCTACCCGAAGAAGGTCAAGCTGCGTTCGTACAACCCCGCGATTCGAGGTCATGCCGGTCAGATCAAGAAAGCGGTAGACATGATGCTGGCGGCGCGCCGCCCGATCATCTACGCCGGTGGGGGGGTGATTCTTGGCAAGGCGTCGGATCAACTGACAGAACTGGTCCGTACCCTCGGCTACCCGATTACCAATACCCTGATGGGCATCGGCTGCTATCCAGCCAGTGACAAACAGCATCTGGGCTGGCTCGGGATGCACGGCACCTACGAAGCCAATATGGCGATGCACCATTCGGACCTGATTCTCTGCGTTGGTGCGCGTTTTGATGACCGCGTAACCAACGCCACCGAGAAGTTCTGTCCCGGCGCCCGCATTATCCACATCGATATCGATCCGGCGTCCATTTCCAAGACCATCGACGCAGACGTTCCCATCGTTGGGCCGGTGGACGCGGTGTTGAAGGAAATGTTGTCTCTGGTGAAGGAAAGCAAGGAAAAGCCGGATGCGGATGCGTTGGGTTCCTGGTGGAAGCAGATCGAGGAATGGCGTGCTTTCCATGGCATGCGTTACGAGACCAGTGACGACGTCATCAAGCCGCAGGAAGTGATCGAAATGTTGTGCCGGCTCACCAACGGTGAAGCCTTTGTGACCTCCGATGTCGGCCAGCACCAGATGTTTGCGGCCCAGTACTACAAGTTCGACAAACCCAATCGCTGGATCAACTCCGGTGGTCTGGGCACCATGGGCTTCGGCTTGCCAGCCGCCATGGGCGTCAAGCTGACGCACCCGAACGACGAAGTGCTGTGTATCACAGGCGAAGGCAGTATCCAGATGAACATTCAGGAGCTGTCGACCTGCAAGCAGTACAATCTGCCGGTGAAAATCATCAACCTGAACAACCAGGCACTTGGCATGGTCAAGCAGTGGCAGGACATGAACTATGAGTCCCGTCATTCCCAGTCCTACATGGAGTCTTTGCCGGATTTCATAAAACTGGCAGAGGCTTATGGCCATAAGGGCGTCCTGATCGACAAGAAAGCCGATCTGGAAGCCAAGCTAAAAGAAGTGCTGGCCATGAAGGACGAGTTGGTGTTCGTGGATATCTACGTTGATCGTTTCGAGCACGTCTATCCGATGCAAGTTGCCCGTGGCTCCATGAAGGACATGTGGCTCAGCAAAACGGAGAGGGTGTGA